The sequence GTTGCATCTTTACCGATGGTTACTTTGAACAAGCCTTTAGTACAAATACCAAAAGCGGCTGAAACTTTTCCTCAAGAGGAAGTAAATCAGAGGCAACCCACAGGTTTTGATTCTGAAAATTTCATTAATTAAATAATTCACAGGTTAAGGATTATAAATTTTAATTCGTAACTCCTAATTTTTAATTCTTAACTCTTAACTATTTACCTTTTTTCCACTCCACAAACCATCAGTTTGTGGGGTGCCTTTTAGTTGGCGGACTTTAGCAAAATCCATGATATAAACCCAAGCTAAACCAAGGGAATTATTTTCTACATCGAATATTTCAACTTGGATTCGATTATAAAGATTTTCATTATGCGGTCTTTGAGGACGATAATCTTCAAGATAATCGAGGCTAGTCAAAATTTCTGAATCGGTAAACGAAAGTAAATACCCATAAACTACATTATCCCCTGGAGTCATTGCTGGATAACCTTGAGGAAGCGCATATAGTTCACCGCTAACCCAAGCTTTTTTTGCATCCACAACTTTATGGGAACAATATGATTGATAGTATGCTTCACCGGGTTTGAGAGTTCCGTAAACGAATACCCGTAATAAGTCAGAGTTTTTTGTACGCATATTGTTAAGACTTAGTGTTTGGTTGTTAAAAATATGGCATATCGGCGAAGAGAATAATTAGTTAGGAGTCGCAAGTGAAATGCAAATCCTAAATTACCTTCGCACAACTGTTCAACCGTTATTCCCTAATCGTGACTCGCTACTTTAAGAATAGACTCACCATCTCCCCAGCAGCATTTACAATAGGTCTTCAGACACAATTACAGTTGCATTAGGAGTATTTTCGGTGGACACCCGATACAACCCAGCAGAAATTGAGCTTCATTGGCAAAATAAATGGGCCGAAATGGGTTTAGATAAAACCCTTAAAGATAGTAGCAAGCCAAAATTCTACGCGCTATCGATGTTTCCTTACCCCTCGGGTAACCTGCATATGGGTCACGTTCGTAACTATACGATTACAGATGTAATTGCCCGTCTCAAACGAATGCAAGGTTATCGGGTGCTCCATCCGA comes from Rivularia sp. PCC 7116 and encodes:
- a CDS encoding gamma-glutamylcyclotransferase; this translates as MRTKNSDLLRVFVYGTLKPGEAYYQSYCSHKVVDAKKAWVSGELYALPQGYPAMTPGDNVVYGYLLSFTDSEILTSLDYLEDYRPQRPHNENLYNRIQVEIFDVENNSLGLAWVYIMDFAKVRQLKGTPQTDGLWSGKKVNS